In one window of Methanoculleus chikugoensis DNA:
- the amrS gene encoding AmmeMemoRadiSam system radical SAM enzyme, translating to MHEARLYQKLEENTVRCSLCAHRCTIKEGRQGVCGVRINRGGTLYAATFGKVGAEAVDPIEKKPLYHFLPGTLSYSLGTIGCNFHCAHCQNWHISQQTLEMELLRDISPEQGVERAIRSGSASIAWTYNEPTIWHEYPLAMGTLARQKGLGAVYVTNGYITEEGLRELAGMLNAFRVDIKSFSDTFYRKVCGGRLQPILDATALAKEFGMHVETVTLVIPGQNDSMEEMETLIRWVLENLGPDTPMHFTRFHPDYRMLDARPTEIRALEKIYERAKELGIHYPYLGNVGGHPYENTYCPACGSPVIERSGYAVRITGLEGHTCTECGGRIEYVSEIR from the coding sequence ATGCACGAGGCGCGACTCTACCAGAAACTGGAGGAGAACACCGTCCGCTGCTCTCTCTGCGCACACAGGTGCACCATCAAGGAGGGCAGACAGGGCGTCTGCGGCGTCCGCATCAACCGCGGCGGTACGCTCTATGCCGCCACCTTCGGCAAGGTCGGCGCCGAAGCGGTCGACCCCATCGAGAAGAAGCCGCTCTACCATTTCCTGCCTGGAACCCTCTCCTACTCTCTCGGCACCATCGGGTGCAACTTCCACTGCGCGCACTGCCAGAACTGGCACATCTCCCAGCAGACACTGGAGATGGAGCTGCTCAGGGATATCAGCCCGGAGCAGGGCGTGGAGCGGGCGATCCGGTCGGGCTCTGCAAGCATCGCATGGACGTACAACGAGCCCACCATCTGGCACGAGTACCCGCTCGCGATGGGGACGCTGGCGCGGCAAAAGGGTCTCGGAGCGGTCTACGTCACGAACGGCTACATCACCGAAGAGGGGCTCCGCGAGCTCGCGGGAATGCTCAACGCCTTCCGCGTCGACATCAAATCGTTCTCCGACACCTTCTACCGGAAGGTCTGCGGCGGGCGGTTGCAGCCGATCCTCGACGCGACGGCGCTTGCGAAAGAGTTCGGGATGCACGTCGAGACAGTAACACTGGTCATCCCGGGGCAGAACGACTCGATGGAAGAGATGGAGACGCTCATCCGGTGGGTGCTCGAGAACCTCGGCCCCGACACCCCGATGCACTTCACCCGGTTCCACCCCGACTACAGGATGCTCGACGCGAGGCCGACCGAGATCAGGGCTCTTGAGAAGATCTACGAGCGTGCGAAAGAACTCGGGATTCATTACCCGTATCTCGGCAACGTCGGAGGGCACCCCTACGAGAACACCTACTGCCCCGCCTGCGGCAGCCCCGTCATCGAGCGGTCGGGCTACGCCGTCCGGATAACGGGGCTTGAAGGGCACACCTGCACCGAATGCGGTGGGCGGATCGAGTATGTCTCGGAGATCCGGTGA
- the pyrH gene encoding UMP kinase — protein MKKIVISLGGSVLVPSLESNNIDRYVSVLKKMAGKCRIFIVVGGGGEARRYIGVARGLGAGEAVADELGIMVTRLNARLLIAGLGDAAYPRVAENYTEALEFAETGKIVVMGGITPAQTTDAVSAVLAESVGADLLINATSVNGIYSADPKKDAGAVRHERLTPQELLDIITGSRMDAGANIVLDIVAGKVIERSGIPLLVLDGRDPENLYRAIVEGAFVGTVVCEEGSTPLLS, from the coding sequence ATGAAGAAGATCGTAATTTCTCTGGGCGGCTCGGTTCTGGTTCCTTCGCTTGAATCGAACAATATCGATCGATATGTGTCTGTTCTGAAAAAGATGGCCGGAAAGTGCCGGATTTTCATCGTCGTCGGCGGCGGCGGGGAGGCGCGCCGGTACATCGGGGTCGCCCGCGGTCTCGGCGCCGGGGAGGCGGTAGCGGACGAACTCGGCATCATGGTGACCCGGCTGAACGCGCGCCTTCTCATCGCCGGGCTCGGAGATGCGGCCTACCCGCGCGTTGCGGAGAACTACACGGAGGCGCTGGAGTTCGCAGAGACCGGCAAGATCGTCGTCATGGGCGGCATCACCCCCGCGCAGACGACCGATGCGGTCTCCGCGGTTCTCGCCGAGAGCGTCGGTGCCGACCTCCTCATCAACGCCACATCGGTCAACGGGATCTACAGCGCCGACCCGAAGAAGGATGCCGGTGCGGTGAGGCACGAGCGTCTCACGCCGCAGGAGCTCCTCGATATCATCACGGGGAGCCGGATGGATGCGGGCGCGAACATCGTGCTTGATATCGTGGCGGGAAAGGTGATCGAGCGGTCGGGCATCCCGCTCCTGGTGCTCGACGGCCGCGACCCGGAGAACCTCTACCGGGCTATCGTGGAGGGCGCGTTCGTCGGCACCGTCGTCTGCGAAGAGGGTTCGACCCCCCTGCTCTCCTGA
- the nth gene encoding endonuclease III, which yields MNRTTACEVYRRLLLQYPVVDGRRHFLDFHNPYETLILTILSAQTTDRAVNAVRDALFSRYPTPEALARAEPGEVEPIIRTIGFHRTKARHIVGAARKIVAEFGGEVPRTMEELRSLPGVGRKTANIILSQAFDINVGIAVDTHVRRVSKRLGFTESTNPDIIERDLVALFPEEAWGDINYLLIRHGRAVCTAQNPKHAECVVADLCRYYRELGGGEE from the coding sequence ATGAACCGCACGACCGCCTGCGAGGTCTACCGCCGTCTTCTTCTACAGTATCCCGTCGTCGACGGCAGGCGCCATTTTCTCGACTTTCATAACCCGTACGAGACGCTGATCCTCACGATCCTCTCGGCGCAGACGACCGACCGCGCCGTCAACGCCGTTCGGGACGCTCTCTTCTCCCGCTACCCGACGCCGGAGGCGCTCGCCCGCGCGGAGCCCGGGGAGGTGGAGCCGATCATCAGGACGATCGGGTTTCACCGCACGAAGGCGCGCCATATCGTCGGGGCGGCGAGGAAGATCGTCGCCGAGTTCGGCGGCGAGGTCCCGCGGACGATGGAGGAGTTGCGGTCCCTCCCCGGTGTCGGGAGGAAGACCGCGAACATCATCCTCTCCCAGGCGTTCGACATCAACGTCGGCATCGCGGTCGACACCCACGTCCGCCGGGTCTCGAAGAGGCTGGGGTTCACCGAGAGCACGAACCCCGACATCATCGAGCGCGATCTCGTGGCTCTCTTCCCCGAGGAGGCCTGGGGGGACATCAACTATCTCCTGATCCGCCACGGCCGGGCCGTCTGCACGGCGCAGAACCCGAAGCACGCGGAGTGCGTCGTCGCGGACCTCTGCCGGTATTACCGGGAACTGGGGGGCGGGGAGGAGTAG
- a CDS encoding inorganic phosphate transporter, whose product MDPIIILGIVLALLFNFANGLNDAANSIATIIATKALTPLQAVLLAGVFNLLGPLLFTTAIAATIGRGIVDPSFLTPTLILVALVGGVLWVLTTSLLGIPVSSSHALIGGLLGAGIAGAGTGAIIWPSLSMIEQTVFYGLAGIVLGAIVTGAFAYLKGEFKPWNLLVGGLIGVTLAIPIAIATGFLKVSGLLAIIIFIVISPTLGFVVAFIFGTAVVHAFRNYAPRRLTRFFRNLQIFSGSLQAVGHGGNDAQNAMGIITAMLLAGGLISEFAVPLWVILASSLAISIGTLLGGWRVIDKMANKITRIRPYQGFAASTSAGGVLSLMNVFGVPVSTTHATTGAIMGVGATRGYSAVKWGVVREILIAWILTVPAAAVVAGICLLAGQAVFGGVF is encoded by the coding sequence ATGGACCCGATCATCATCCTCGGCATCGTTCTTGCCCTCCTCTTTAACTTTGCAAACGGCTTGAACGATGCCGCAAACTCGATCGCCACCATCATCGCGACAAAAGCCTTAACCCCGCTGCAGGCGGTCCTCCTCGCGGGGGTCTTCAACCTCCTCGGCCCCCTTCTCTTCACTACGGCGATTGCGGCAACCATTGGAAGAGGGATCGTCGACCCCTCATTCCTTACGCCGACGCTGATCCTGGTGGCCCTGGTCGGCGGGGTGCTCTGGGTTCTTACGACCTCTCTTCTCGGGATCCCAGTATCGAGTAGCCATGCTTTGATTGGAGGGCTTCTTGGTGCCGGCATTGCAGGTGCCGGAACAGGAGCGATCATCTGGCCATCGCTTTCGATGATCGAGCAGACCGTCTTCTATGGGCTCGCCGGCATCGTCCTCGGTGCAATCGTCACGGGAGCGTTTGCATACCTGAAGGGCGAGTTCAAGCCGTGGAACCTCCTTGTCGGAGGACTCATCGGGGTGACGCTGGCAATCCCGATAGCCATCGCAACTGGATTCCTGAAGGTCAGCGGCCTCCTTGCGATCATCATCTTCATCGTCATCTCCCCGACGCTCGGGTTCGTCGTCGCGTTCATATTCGGCACCGCCGTCGTCCACGCCTTCCGCAACTACGCTCCGCGGCGCCTGACCCGCTTCTTTCGGAACCTCCAGATCTTCTCGGGGTCGCTGCAGGCGGTCGGTCACGGCGGCAACGACGCCCAGAACGCGATGGGCATCATCACCGCCATGCTTCTTGCCGGCGGGCTGATCTCCGAATTTGCTGTCCCGCTCTGGGTGATACTGGCCTCTTCACTTGCGATCTCGATCGGGACGCTCCTTGGGGGATGGCGGGTCATCGACAAGATGGCGAACAAAATCACCCGGATCCGGCCTTACCAGGGGTTTGCGGCATCGACCTCCGCCGGGGGCGTCCTCTCGCTGATGAACGTCTTCGGCGTCCCGGTCTCGACGACACACGCGACGACCGGGGCGATCATGGGCGTCGGCGCGACACGCGGCTACTCAGCAGTCAAATGGGGCGTGGTCCGCGAGATCCTGATCGCCTGGATCCTGACCGTCCCGGCGGCGGCGGTCGTGGCCGGGATCTGTCTCCTCGCCGGCCAGGCGGTGTTCGGCGGGGTGTTTTGA
- a CDS encoding DUF47 domain-containing protein, translating to MAGTVVSAADLLVDFVENFENVKEKCYQVKQIEHRGDEITHQIYEQLNRTFITPLEPEEISRLASALDDILDYIDGTAQQMYSYGITETDDSMIELAKLIQLSVIEIEKAVTSIRSIKDPGLIEERCIEVNRLENIADNVLGHAIMDIFKTKDAITIIKLKDIYENLEMATDKCEDVANVLSDIAIRHS from the coding sequence ATGGCCGGAACGGTCGTTTCCGCAGCCGATCTTCTCGTTGATTTCGTCGAGAACTTCGAGAACGTGAAAGAAAAGTGCTACCAGGTGAAGCAGATCGAGCACCGGGGAGACGAGATCACGCACCAGATCTACGAGCAGCTGAACCGGACGTTCATCACGCCGCTTGAGCCCGAAGAGATCTCCCGCCTCGCCTCAGCGCTGGACGATATCCTCGACTACATCGACGGCACCGCACAGCAGATGTACAGTTACGGCATCACCGAGACCGACGACTCGATGATCGAACTTGCAAAGTTGATCCAGTTGAGCGTCATCGAGATCGAGAAGGCCGTCACCAGCATACGGTCGATCAAGGATCCGGGCCTGATCGAAGAGCGGTGCATCGAGGTGAACCGCCTGGAGAACATCGCAGACAACGTCCTCGGTCATGCCATCATGGACATCTTCAAGACGAAGGATGCGATCACCATCATCAAACTCAAGGACATCTACGAGAACCTGGAGATGGCGACCGACAAGTGTGAAGACGTCGCCAACGTCTTGAGCGACATAGCCATCAGACATTCCTGA
- a CDS encoding DUF1894 domain-containing protein, whose product MASRCVNNLGGLVLLKDVTPDQVNDYVRKHSKEYYEMEPGFVFKEIRMLLKEPMLVGLQIRKGKILMPFTKPCPGYGTMLFEIAAKDADIEFIRDNLVKISE is encoded by the coding sequence ATGGCATCGCGCTGCGTAAACAACCTGGGTGGACTGGTGCTTCTCAAGGACGTGACACCCGATCAGGTGAACGACTACGTGCGAAAGCACAGCAAAGAATATTACGAGATGGAACCGGGATTCGTCTTCAAGGAGATCCGGATGCTCTTAAAAGAACCCATGCTCGTCGGCCTCCAGATCCGGAAGGGGAAGATTCTGATGCCGTTTACGAAGCCCTGCCCCGGTTACGGGACGATGCTCTTCGAGATCGCGGCAAAGGATGCGGATATCGAGTTCATCCGCGACAACCTCGTGAAAATCTCGGAGTGA
- a CDS encoding aminotransferase class V-fold PLP-dependent enzyme yields the protein MNREPAVKKVLYWCDQCNVPLIGRTCSCKTRVREIELLQPHDVRPALAADTALIRRLLTERFGDIPLPRVVLLNKTGGADRADLVIVHGDRLGWLTFDPIARKFSLDIAPEALPYILPYATRGIVDLEAEPAVRAHKGRIGGKRFALATGVPDGTVIVAYKNRFGTGVVKDGQVRVKELVSVAPRTRPDPGWDEVIEKNRYHLKNLERNAVRTIKKHMNDRPCVNVSFSGGKDSTAVLHLARKAGVEKAFFIDTGLELPETVEFAASQDVEIIKKGGDFFQAVEKAGPPGKDHRWCCKLLKLQPLKIYLAGLGPCVTIQGNRWYESWNRADLDETSQNPANPLQLNVSPIRNWRAFEVFLYLWWQEVPMNPLYEKGLERVGCYLCPAVLESEYEGLREMHPDLTGRWDEFLIRWAEKNGLPDAYHQWGLWRWRALPPKMREICRERGIAVNEDFTLKEAPVKKEARAAAMKSTGTREPAPPAETESFPDGIRKDFPILGDIVYLDNAATSFSPEPVVEALVEFEHRYRANVGRGVHRLTRIATQRYWHAHEKVARFIGGEAGVTVFTKNATDAINVVAQGLSWKPGDRVATTILEHHSNLLPWRALAKQGVALDVVGIDADYALDLAALEETLAGGGVRLVAVTHASNVLGVTTPVNEIAGLCREHGALLLVDGAQSLPHMPVNVAELGCDFLCFAGHKMFGPMGTGVLWMREALIEPPVLGGGMVTSVTAEGHVPAEGYQRYEAGTPNVGGGIALGVAVDYLSGIGMEKIHRHEERLTARLIAGLSGIDGVTVYAGRKPGARIGVVSFTIDGVHPQEAAQMLDEDADILVRSGHHCCQPLMEHLNLPEGTVRASLAAFTTEQEIDLLVAAVDEISRGR from the coding sequence GTGAACCGCGAACCGGCAGTAAAAAAAGTTCTCTACTGGTGCGACCAGTGCAACGTCCCCCTCATCGGGCGCACCTGCTCCTGCAAGACGAGGGTCCGGGAGATCGAGCTCCTGCAGCCGCACGACGTCCGCCCGGCCCTCGCAGCGGATACGGCCCTCATACGCCGTCTTCTTACCGAACGGTTCGGCGATATCCCCCTGCCCCGCGTCGTGCTCCTGAACAAGACCGGCGGCGCCGACCGGGCGGACCTCGTGATCGTCCACGGCGACCGGCTCGGCTGGCTCACGTTCGACCCGATCGCGCGGAAGTTCAGCCTCGATATCGCTCCCGAAGCACTCCCGTACATCCTGCCGTATGCAACGAGAGGCATCGTCGATCTCGAGGCCGAGCCCGCCGTGCGCGCGCATAAGGGCCGCATCGGCGGGAAACGGTTCGCCCTGGCGACGGGGGTGCCCGACGGGACGGTCATCGTCGCCTACAAGAACCGGTTCGGCACCGGTGTCGTCAAGGACGGGCAGGTCCGGGTGAAGGAACTCGTCTCTGTTGCGCCCCGCACCCGGCCCGACCCGGGCTGGGACGAGGTGATCGAGAAGAACCGCTACCACTTGAAAAACCTTGAACGCAACGCCGTCCGCACCATCAAAAAGCACATGAACGACCGGCCGTGCGTGAACGTCTCGTTCTCCGGCGGCAAGGACAGCACCGCCGTCCTCCATCTCGCGCGGAAGGCAGGGGTGGAGAAGGCGTTCTTCATCGACACCGGGCTCGAGCTCCCCGAGACGGTGGAGTTCGCGGCGTCGCAGGACGTCGAGATCATCAAAAAAGGCGGCGACTTCTTCCAGGCGGTCGAGAAGGCCGGGCCGCCCGGGAAGGACCACCGCTGGTGCTGCAAACTCCTGAAACTGCAGCCCCTGAAGATCTACCTCGCCGGGCTCGGCCCCTGCGTCACCATCCAGGGGAACCGCTGGTACGAGTCCTGGAACCGTGCCGACCTCGACGAGACGAGTCAGAACCCGGCAAATCCCCTGCAGTTGAACGTCTCGCCGATCCGGAACTGGCGGGCGTTTGAGGTCTTCCTCTACCTCTGGTGGCAGGAGGTCCCCATGAACCCGCTCTACGAGAAGGGTCTTGAACGGGTGGGCTGTTACCTCTGCCCGGCGGTGCTTGAGAGCGAGTACGAGGGGCTCCGGGAGATGCACCCGGACCTGACGGGCCGCTGGGACGAATTCCTTATCCGGTGGGCGGAGAAGAATGGGTTGCCGGACGCCTACCACCAATGGGGACTCTGGCGGTGGCGGGCGCTGCCCCCGAAGATGCGCGAGATCTGCCGGGAACGGGGCATCGCCGTGAACGAGGACTTCACCCTGAAGGAGGCCCCGGTGAAGAAGGAGGCCCGGGCGGCAGCCATGAAGAGTACGGGTACCCGCGAGCCGGCACCGCCGGCAGAGACCGAGTCCTTCCCGGACGGGATCCGCAAGGACTTCCCGATCCTCGGCGACATCGTTTATCTCGACAACGCAGCGACGAGTTTCTCGCCGGAGCCGGTGGTGGAGGCGCTCGTCGAGTTCGAGCACCGCTACCGGGCGAACGTCGGCCGGGGCGTTCACCGCCTGACCCGGATCGCGACGCAGCGCTACTGGCACGCCCACGAGAAGGTGGCCCGGTTCATCGGCGGGGAGGCGGGGGTGACGGTCTTCACGAAGAACGCCACGGACGCGATCAACGTGGTCGCACAGGGGCTCTCCTGGAAACCGGGCGACCGCGTGGCGACCACCATCCTTGAGCACCACTCGAACCTCCTCCCCTGGAGGGCGCTGGCAAAGCAGGGGGTCGCGCTCGACGTGGTCGGGATCGACGCCGACTACGCGCTCGACCTTGCCGCGCTCGAAGAGACCCTGGCCGGCGGCGGCGTCCGGCTCGTCGCCGTCACCCACGCCTCGAACGTCCTCGGCGTGACGACGCCGGTTAACGAGATCGCGGGGCTCTGCCGGGAGCACGGGGCGCTCCTCCTGGTGGACGGAGCACAGTCGCTGCCGCACATGCCGGTGAACGTCGCGGAACTCGGCTGCGACTTCCTCTGCTTTGCGGGGCACAAGATGTTCGGGCCGATGGGGACCGGGGTTCTCTGGATGCGCGAGGCGCTCATCGAGCCGCCGGTCCTCGGCGGGGGGATGGTCACGAGCGTGACGGCGGAGGGGCATGTGCCCGCGGAGGGCTACCAGCGCTACGAGGCCGGCACGCCGAACGTCGGCGGCGGGATCGCGCTCGGCGTCGCCGTGGACTACCTCTCGGGGATCGGGATGGAGAAGATTCACCGGCACGAGGAGCGCCTGACCGCCCGGCTCATCGCGGGGCTCTCCGGGATCGACGGGGTCACGGTCTATGCCGGCCGGAAGCCGGGTGCCCGGATCGGGGTCGTCTCGTTCACCATCGACGGTGTTCACCCGCAGGAGGCGGCGCAGATGCTCGACGAGGATGCGGATATCCTGGTGCGGTCGGGGCACCACTGCTGCCAGCCGCTGATGGAGCACCTGAACCTCCCGGAGGGAACGGTGCGGGCGAGTCTCGCGGCGTTCACGACGGAGCAGGAGATCGATCTCCTGGTTGCGGCCGTCGACGAGATCAGCCGGGGACGGTAG
- the fdhD gene encoding formate dehydrogenase accessory sulfurtransferase FdhD: MFKRIACIRIGGGSVTRDAAEETPVAIFVNGRHLTTIALSPGGFEDFVTGYLYTEEIIRSADEIESVRIEENRISVITKNIFKRVSVKKTILSGCGGAVSYIDTQKLPAIDSDLVVAVPEIEAAVAALNAPEPLDAVALVTEGRIVARAEDLDRHNALDEVIGRGLRESLDFSRTAAVGTGAVTSEMVRKCLAANIPVLASTGAPTALAVEVAEETGLCIVGAAGTPEMAVYTHPERVAGMEGRGGS, from the coding sequence ATGTTCAAGAGAATTGCCTGTATCCGTATCGGCGGCGGAAGCGTCACCCGGGATGCCGCCGAAGAGACACCAGTCGCGATCTTCGTCAACGGCCGGCACCTGACGACCATTGCCTTGAGCCCCGGCGGTTTTGAGGATTTCGTCACCGGCTACCTCTACACCGAGGAGATCATCCGGAGCGCTGACGAGATCGAGTCGGTCAGGATCGAGGAGAACAGGATCAGCGTCATCACGAAGAACATCTTCAAGCGGGTCAGCGTGAAGAAGACCATCCTCTCCGGGTGCGGGGGAGCCGTCTCCTACATCGACACCCAGAAGTTGCCCGCAATCGACTCCGATCTCGTGGTTGCCGTGCCCGAGATCGAGGCCGCCGTCGCCGCCCTCAACGCCCCCGAACCGCTCGACGCGGTTGCGCTTGTCACTGAAGGCCGCATCGTCGCCCGCGCAGAAGACCTCGACCGGCACAACGCCCTTGATGAGGTGATCGGCCGGGGGCTGCGGGAATCCCTCGACTTCTCCCGGACGGCCGCCGTCGGCACCGGGGCGGTCACCTCCGAGATGGTCAGGAAGTGCCTTGCGGCGAACATTCCGGTGCTCGCCTCCACCGGGGCCCCGACCGCGCTTGCCGTGGAGGTCGCGGAGGAGACCGGGCTCTGTATCGTCGGGGCCGCGGGAACGCCGGAGATGGCGGTGTATACGCATCCGGAGAGGGTTGCGGGGATGGAGGGGCGAGGGGGCTCGTAA